The genomic stretch CATCGTGGTGATGACGCAGGACGCGCCCCCCACCCCGCAGGGACAATCGGGGGAAGACCAAGCCAGTGCCACGACGCCACCACCAGCCGATCGCCTCTCATCACCCGCTCACGGCTGACCCTCCCGGCATGACGCCAACCCAGGCCCAGGGAACAGACATCGCCAACGGCAACGACATCACTCCGGTCACCAACACCACCACAACCACCAGCGCCACGAGCGGACGTAGCGAAACCCCGAGCAGGCGCGAGCGGGTGCAGCGAAGACCGCAGGCGCTGGGAACCTCCAGGACCTGCGCGTTGGGGTGCGCAACGAGCAGAACGATTCGTCTGTAAGAAGGGGGCCTCAGCCCCTACAGGCATCACCGCTTGCCCCAGCTCCGCTCACAGCGACGCAGTTCGAGCTCGATGGCGATCTTTCGGGGGAGCTCCCAAAGCGGCCAGATCAGGGCTACGAACCAGCGCAGCGAGCGCGTATGGCGCTGCAGCCAGAACCAGCAAGTCAAATTGAGGGTGCGGTATTTCATGGCAGGAGCGCCAAGGACAACGCCTGCCCAACCCGGTGCCAGGTCCGTCATGGGGTTCCCCCGATTTTGAGGACAAGTCGATAAGGGTCACGCCATGACCACCAGACTGTCCATCGATGACCAACCCCACCAGATCACGGCGCCGGTTCACGGCGCAGCAGAAGGCGGAGGCCGTGGAGTTCTGCCTGCAGGAGGGCCTTTCCTGCAACACCGTCGCTCAGCGCCTTGGCCTTCCCTCCAGCAGCCTGGCCCGCTGGGTGCGGCAAGCCCGCATTGATCGCGGCCAGCCGGGCTCGAAAGACCAGGGCCTGCTCACCAGCGAGGAGCGCGCCGAGCTCAACCGGCTCCGCAAGGAGAACCGCGAGCTGAGGAGGGAGAAGGATTTTTTCAGGCTGGCGGCAGCGCACTTTGCGAAAGAGCAGCTGCCGCCGAGAGGTTTCGCCTGATCGATGAGCTCACAGGTCACCACTCGGTGGCCTGGCTCTGCCGGCAGCTGGGGGTGGCCCGCAGCGGCTACTACGCCTGGCGGCAGCGGCAGGAAGCGCCGGGAAAGCGGGCGGCCGAGAACGCCGTGATCACCGCTGAGATCGCGGCGGTGTTTGAGCAGCACCGCGGCTTCTACGGCTCCCCCCGGGTTCACCAGGAGCTCCGTTCAGCAGGCCGGCAGATCGGCCGCCATCGAGTCGCTCGGCTCATGCGACGAGCGGAGCTGAGGGCCAGAACCCGCAAGGCGTTCAGGCCCTGCGCCAAGGCCAGTCGCGGGGCCTGTGGGGTGGTGGCGAACCTGCTGCAGCAGGACTTCAAGCCCCCAGTGCCGAACCTCCGCTGGGCGGGTGACATCACTTACATCCGCACCAACGAGGGCTGGCGGTACCTCGCCGTCTGGATCGATCTGTTCAGCCGCCGTGTCGTCGGCTGGATGCTTGACAGCCGGATGGATGCCGCCCTGGTGATCGAGGCCCTCAACCGGGCCCTTGGCCATCGTCAGGTGGAACCGGAGCAGCTGCTGCTGCATACGGATCAGGGCAGCCAGTACCGGGCGACTGACTACCGCCAGCTTCTGGAGAGCCACAAGATCAGCTGCAGCATGTCCGCCAAGGGCTGCTGCTGGGACAACGCGGTGGTGGAAAGCTTTTTCTCCACCCTCACACTGGAACTCGATCTCGATGACAATCGAGAAGCCTTGATCTCACCCCAGCAGCTGCAGCGCGATCTGGCCTTCTGGATCGAGGGTTACTACAACCGCGAGCGACGCCATTCAACGATCGGTTACCTCAGTCCGATCGACTACGAGCAGCGGCTCATCATTTCTCCTACACTCACTTGCGTGAACCCTTGATCGGTGTCCACGAAATCGGGGCCCCCTGCGTCAGGAAAGTTGTCCGCTCGGTCTGACCCATCCACCAGGGGGCCAAACCGACGACCATGAAACCGACCTATGACACCGCTGTGCGGGACCAAGTCCGCCAGCGCATGAGCCCGCCAAACCGGGAGAGCGTGGCCGAGATCGCCCGCTCCACCGGGATCACGACCCAGACCCTCTACAACTGGCGCAGCCAGTGGCAGAAGCAGGGTCAGCTCGTGCCAGCCACCACCAAGCCGCCGGAGCAGTGGAGCGCTCTCGACAAGCTGGCCGCTGTGATCCAGGCGGCCGGCCTGAGTGGCCCTGATCTCGGGGCCTTCTGCCGTGAGCGGGGCCTCTACCCCAAACAGCTTGCCCGCTGGCGGCAGGCCGCCGAGGATGCCAATGGCCCCAGCGCTCCGAGCATGGCTGATCAGCGAGAACTTCAGCGTAAGAATCAGGAGCTGATTCGCCAGAATCGCCGCTTACAACGCGAATTGGAGAAGAAGGAGAAGGCTCTCTCGGAGGCGGCAACACTGCTGATGCTCTCAAAAAAGCTCGATCAGCTGTGGCCACGGGACGAGGAACAATGATCCCGCCAGAGGATAGAAGCCAGCTGATGGAATTGTTCCGAGAAGGTCTCAAAGAAGGGGCTTCTGCCACGGCGATTGCAGATCTGATCGGTATCTGCTCACGCACGTTACGGCGCTGGGGCATTGCGTTCCAGACACATGGATTCAGCCAGGATCGCCGCAAAGGCTCTCCACGGAATGTGGCGCACCGATTCACACCAGAAGAGCGGCAGCGCTTAATTCACATCGTCAATGATCCGCGATTCGCGGACCTCACTCCCGCCCAGATCGTGGCCATCCTTGCCGAGGAGCGAATCTATGTGGGTTCAGAGTCCACGATTTACCGCATCATGCGGCAAGAGGGTCTGCTGAACCACCGTGGCAGAACCCGCCTGCCGCGTGAGCCCAGGGAGGTTCCGGTGTTGGAAGCAACGGGCATCCATCAAGTACTGGCCTGGGATATCACCCTCCTCCCCGGCCCCGTGAAGGGGCAGTTCTATTACCTCTACATGGTGATGGATGTATGGAGCCGGCGCATCCTCGGCGCAGAGGTGCATGAGCATGAATGTAGCGAGTTGGCCAGCGCATTCTTTGATCGTGTCTGCCGCGATGAAGGGATCAGCAAGGAGACTGCTGCGGTCCTGCACTCGGACAATGGCGCCCCCATGCGCTCATTCACTCTGGCGGCCAAGATGGCGGAGCTGGGGGTGTCGCTTTCGTTCTCGAGGCCACGCGTCAGCAATGACAACGCCTATGCCGAGTCGTGGTTCCGCACGATGAAATACCACCAGAGTTATCCGCTCAGGCGATTCCGGGATCTGCTTTCGGTGAAAGCCTGGGTGGATGGCTTTGTCGAGTGGTACAACGCTGAGCACCGGCACAGCGGCATCAAGTACGTGACGCCCAATCAGCGCCATTACGGCCAGGCTGACGCGATCTGCGCCATCCGCCAACAGACCTATGAGGAAGCTCGGCAGAGGCATCCTCAGCGCTGGAGCCGGCCACCCCGCAACTGGTTACAGCCACAGGTTGTGAGCATCAACCATCCGCGACCGCAGAAACCTGTGGCTGCTTGACCCTCAACAATCCAGGCCCCCGTGGCTGTCCGATGGCGCCCCTCCAAGGGCGCGATCGGCAACAGCCGCGATCAGGGGCCGGACGCCCCAACCCCGACCGAAGACAGCCATCGATGACAACAACACCCCGGCCGTGCGGCCCCTGAACCTCAACTCGCAGTACAGTCCATCTCGGTGCTCAGCTCAGCACCCCGAGCGGACAACTTCCCTGATAGGTCCCGGCTCGGAGGCGCCACTATGGGTGAGGGTCATGGTCTGTGTTCGGTTTGGTGGTAGTTCTCCGAACAGGGTCACAGACCGGCCCACCCATTGCCACAGCTGAAATCTGAGGGAGGTGAGCCGTCAGCCCCGGCTACGCCGGGGCTGATCCTCCTGAGTTACACCACTTGCTGGGACGCCGCTGAAGACCCGCTGGAACCCTGGCACCAGGTGCCAGGGTCATCCACGCTCCACATCACTCAGATCCTTTCAAAGCCGAGTGGCCATGTCACCAGGCTTTGTTGCGCACTCGCTTTCCATGTCTGACCTCGCCCGCATCCACCAGGCCCTGGTCGAGGACTACCGCGAGTCCTTTGTGATTGCTGCCGGCAGACTCATGGCCTTACCTTCCTGGACCCTGGAGGCCACCGTGGTGCTGATGCACACCCAGACCGGTGAGGTCACCATCGGTCCGGTGAGGAGCCTTCCCCTATGGCTGGACCACCTCTCCCCAGAACTCGACGCCTTCGTGCGGCTGCAGGTTCAAGGGGTGCCCTTCCAGGATGCTTTTGCCCATTGCATGGAAGAGCAGGGAGAGGAATTCACGGAAGCCTGCGAAGCCGCCAAGCGAACCAAGCCACTGGTCACCTACGACAACCTCGCGGAACTCACCAGCATCTCCCAGAAAGGGTTTACCAGGGAACCACGAGAGCTGCTGGCGCTGGCCCAATGGCCAGACCATGTCATTGGTTTCCTGGTGTCCTGTGAAGACTTTCATTGACCTGGGAGCGACGGTCTTGCAGCCACCCGGCTCACTCCCCCTCTTCTCCGCCCCCACCCACAGGCATCAGACGAAGCGCCTTCTTGCCGAGCTTGATCTCGAACTCATCGCCGGGCTTGATGTCGAGCAAGGCGGTGTAGGCCTTGCCCACCAAAAGATTGCCGTTGCCCTGCACCCTGGCCACGTAGCTGAGAGAACGACCACCAGGCCTCTTGCCTGTGCCTGTTCCGTTCACCAGCTTGACACCCTTGGCCTCCAGCAGCGCCTCATAGAAGGCGGTGAAGTTCAGCCGCTCGCTGCCGTCCTTCTTAGTGCTTACATATCCGGCAGCGCGGACCAGGTCGGACTTCGAGGCATCGCCCATCTCTTTGACTTTCGCAAGCAGGTCTGCACCGGTGAGAGCCATGTGTGCAATCAGTGGATTGGCAGGATCATAAGCCAAGTCTGATGGAAGCAACAATAGTCTGGCAGGGCTTGTCATGCCGTCATCGGAGGATATTGTGACCTTGCCATCACCACTGCAATCCACCTGAAGGCGATCTTGGTGCAATAGAACCTGGGACTGTGGAGAGGTCCGATCACATTGCTCCAAGACCTCCGTTGCCCACGCCAAGCGGAAAGAGATGCTGCTCAAATGGAGGTCGAGACCAACCCCAGTTGGCTCCTCCCACACCCTCAGATCGGCTGGACAGATGCCAGAGGCTGACTGTCTCAGCGCAACTTCAGCCCTGCGGGTGACGTAGGGTGCGCCAGTGACCACTTTCGGTGCTCACCTCAACTCCTAGCCCAATCGGGCTCTCACCCTCACCTTGGCTGCCGAAGCGGCTTTCGCCACTCCTGTTCCACCACTGCCTGGCGAAGTCCCAGGCCTCCTCGGACGAATCAAAGAGGTCATCCAGCTCTGGATGGGGCTGACCATGTTGATCAACCAACCGGTAACGGCGTGGCTTGGTGCTAGTGCTCATCAGGAGGGAGGGGGACATTGGTACTCAATTCATTCTGGTGACGCTTGATCCAATCGGTCAGTGCCGATCATCACCATTGGGAACTGCAGGCCTGCCACCCGTTCTCTCGCAGCTCCCTCCAGAGCTTGCAGGCTTCCATACGGCTCAACTCCCTACGTTTCTTCAGCAGTAGAACCGGCTCTCAAGGGATCCACTCTCCACTTGTGACCTCCCGCCGTTGGATATCGCGGTCCCAGCGTGTCGGGTGAAAGCGCAGCACCTGACGACCGTCAGTCAACCAGCCTTCCTTGGACGTGAGGGGAGGTCGGGTAAACGGCAAAGGTGTCACGCCCCCTCTGGTGCCCATCCCCGATTGCGCACCATGTCATCAGTCCAGCCATGACAGAACAACTGGAGTCATCCGGAGATTGTTGTCTATAGTGTGACCGTAACATGACTGCACTGTGACTGTACCGACAGCTGCTTACTTTAGCTACTCAGGTGACAATTCTCTAGCTGGTTGAGTCCGCAGGTTTTGATCCAGGCCGGCTGAGATGATGGCATGAACCAATCAAGAGAATCATGCCTTTTCGTTCAAGCCCTCTGCTCGTATCTGCCTTTCTCGTTCTTGCCAGCA from Synechococcus sp. CBW1107 encodes the following:
- a CDS encoding transposase, which encodes MTNPTRSRRRFTAQQKAEAVEFCLQEGLSCNTVAQRLGLPSSSLARWVRQARIDRGQPGSKDQGLLTSEERAELNRLRKENRELRREKDFFRLAAAHFAKEQLPPRGFA
- a CDS encoding IS3 family transposase gives rise to the protein MDELTGHHSVAWLCRQLGVARSGYYAWRQRQEAPGKRAAENAVITAEIAAVFEQHRGFYGSPRVHQELRSAGRQIGRHRVARLMRRAELRARTRKAFRPCAKASRGACGVVANLLQQDFKPPVPNLRWAGDITYIRTNEGWRYLAVWIDLFSRRVVGWMLDSRMDAALVIEALNRALGHRQVEPEQLLLHTDQGSQYRATDYRQLLESHKISCSMSAKGCCWDNAVVESFFSTLTLELDLDDNREALISPQQLQRDLAFWIEGYYNRERRHSTIGYLSPIDYEQRLIISPTLTCVNP
- a CDS encoding transposase; translated protein: MKPTYDTAVRDQVRQRMSPPNRESVAEIARSTGITTQTLYNWRSQWQKQGQLVPATTKPPEQWSALDKLAAVIQAAGLSGPDLGAFCRERGLYPKQLARWRQAAEDANGPSAPSMADQRELQRKNQELIRQNRRLQRELEKKEKALSEAATLLMLSKKLDQLWPRDEEQ
- a CDS encoding IS3 family transposase — translated: MIPPEDRSQLMELFREGLKEGASATAIADLIGICSRTLRRWGIAFQTHGFSQDRRKGSPRNVAHRFTPEERQRLIHIVNDPRFADLTPAQIVAILAEERIYVGSESTIYRIMRQEGLLNHRGRTRLPREPREVPVLEATGIHQVLAWDITLLPGPVKGQFYYLYMVMDVWSRRILGAEVHEHECSELASAFFDRVCRDEGISKETAAVLHSDNGAPMRSFTLAAKMAELGVSLSFSRPRVSNDNAYAESWFRTMKYHQSYPLRRFRDLLSVKAWVDGFVEWYNAEHRHSGIKYVTPNQRHYGQADAICAIRQQTYEEARQRHPQRWSRPPRNWLQPQVVSINHPRPQKPVAA
- a CDS encoding AbrB family transcriptional regulator produces the protein MALTGADLLAKVKEMGDASKSDLVRAAGYVSTKKDGSERLNFTAFYEALLEAKGVKLVNGTGTGKRPGGRSLSYVARVQGNGNLLVGKAYTALLDIKPGDEFEIKLGKKALRLMPVGGGGEEGE
- a CDS encoding DUF1651 domain-containing protein yields the protein MEACKLWRELRENGWQACSSQW